Proteins encoded in a region of the Triticum dicoccoides isolate Atlit2015 ecotype Zavitan chromosome 3A, WEW_v2.0, whole genome shotgun sequence genome:
- the LOC119273495 gene encoding uncharacterized protein LOC119273495, whose protein sequence is MGRKACISLAILALLLVAGPGAKAATFAGGPASMDAAVAMRQRMSAMKLEDVVAPELTVDLEVHRRILAINVGQSALDGNRPSCIQNCPARGDSYTGRGCLKRYGCNGGS, encoded by the coding sequence ATGGGCAGAAAGGCGTGCATCTCTCTTGCCATCCTCGCGCTTCTTCTGGTCGCTGGTCCGGGCGCGAAGGCTGCAACCTTCGCCGGCGGCCCCGCCAGCATGGACGCGGCGGTGGCGATGCGGCAGCGGATGTCAGCGATGAAGCTGGAGGACGTCGTGGCGCCGGAGCTCACGGTGGACCTGGAGGTCCACCGCCGCATCCTCGCCATCAACGTCGGCCAGAGCGCCCTGGACGGCAACAGGCCAAGCTGCATCCAAAACTGCCCGGCGCGCGGAGACTCGTACACCGGCCGGGGTTGCCTGAAAAGGTATGGATGCAATGGAGGAAGCTGA